The following proteins come from a genomic window of Azospirillum humicireducens:
- a CDS encoding sulfate ABC transporter substrate-binding protein, whose product MSLRRLTLLAAGLTLAWLGVAAADSKDALLNVSYDPTREFYVEFNKAFAKKWEAETGRALTVRQSHGGSGKQARSVIDGLDADIVTLALGYDIDAIADAGLLPKDWQSRLPNNSAPYTSTIVFLVKKGNPKGIKDWNDLVKPGVQVITPNPKTSGGARWNYLAAWAYALQANGGDETKAKEFVSQLLKNVPVLDSGARGSTVTFTQREIGDVLLAWENEAYLSLQEFGADKFEIVVPSLSILAEPPVAVVDKVVDRKGTRKVAEAYLQFLYTREGQEIAAKNYYRPRLPELATQYAGRFADVKLVTIDQFGGWRAAQEKHFSDGGVFDQIFQKGR is encoded by the coding sequence ATGTCGCTTCGTCGCCTGACCCTGCTCGCCGCCGGCCTGACGCTGGCCTGGCTGGGTGTTGCCGCCGCAGATTCCAAGGACGCACTGCTGAACGTGTCCTACGATCCCACGCGGGAATTCTATGTCGAGTTCAACAAGGCGTTTGCCAAGAAGTGGGAGGCGGAAACCGGCCGCGCTCTGACCGTGCGCCAGTCGCACGGCGGCTCCGGCAAGCAGGCGCGGTCCGTCATCGACGGGCTGGACGCCGACATCGTGACCCTGGCGCTGGGCTATGACATCGACGCCATCGCCGATGCCGGCCTGCTGCCGAAGGACTGGCAGAGCCGCCTGCCGAACAACAGCGCTCCCTACACCTCGACCATCGTGTTCCTGGTGAAGAAGGGGAATCCGAAGGGGATCAAGGACTGGAACGATCTGGTGAAGCCGGGCGTCCAGGTCATCACGCCGAATCCGAAGACGTCCGGCGGCGCACGTTGGAATTATCTGGCCGCCTGGGCCTATGCCCTGCAGGCCAATGGCGGCGACGAGACCAAGGCCAAGGAATTCGTATCGCAGCTGCTGAAGAACGTTCCGGTGCTGGACAGCGGCGCCCGCGGCTCCACCGTGACCTTCACCCAGCGGGAGATCGGCGACGTCCTGCTCGCCTGGGAGAACGAGGCCTACCTGTCGCTGCAGGAATTCGGCGCCGACAAGTTCGAGATCGTGGTGCCCAGCCTGTCGATCCTGGCCGAACCGCCGGTGGCCGTCGTCGACAAGGTCGTCGACCGCAAGGGCACCCGCAAGGTGGCCGAGGCCTACCTGCAATTCCTCTACACCCGTGAAGGGCAGGAGATCGCGGCCAAGAACTACTACCGTCCGCGACTTCCGGAGTTGGCGACCCAGTATGCGGGACGCTTTGCCGATGTTAAGCTGGTCACGATCGACCAATTCGGGGGCTGGCGTGCCGCGCAAGAGAAGCATTTCTCCGACGGTGGTGTCTTCGACCAGATCTTCCAGAAGGGGCGCTGA
- the cysW gene encoding sulfate ABC transporter permease subunit CysW → MPADTSISAPASIPVPPAQSALTEPAWVRAALIGGALLFLALFLLLPLVAVFVEALRRGVDAYWTALIEPDAVAAIKLTLIVAAISVPANLLFGVAASWCVAKFDFRGKNLLITLIDLPFSVSPVISGLIYVLLFGMNGLFGVYLRDMGIQIIFAVPGLVLATIFVTFPFVARELIPLMQEQGSDEEEAALVLGASGWQTFWRVTLPNIKWALLYGVLLCNARAMGEFGAVSVVSGHIRGETNTMPLHVEILYNEYNFVAAFAVASLLAMLALVTLVVKTALEWRFGDELAAARH, encoded by the coding sequence ATGCCCGCTGACACCAGCATTTCCGCGCCGGCCTCCATCCCGGTGCCGCCCGCGCAATCGGCCCTGACGGAACCCGCCTGGGTCCGTGCCGCCCTGATCGGCGGAGCCCTGCTGTTCCTTGCGCTGTTCCTGCTGCTGCCGCTGGTGGCGGTGTTCGTGGAGGCGCTGCGCCGCGGTGTCGACGCCTACTGGACGGCGCTGATCGAACCTGACGCCGTCGCCGCGATCAAGCTGACGCTGATCGTCGCCGCCATCTCGGTGCCGGCCAACCTGCTGTTCGGTGTCGCTGCGTCCTGGTGCGTCGCCAAATTCGACTTCCGCGGCAAGAACCTTCTGATCACGCTGATCGATCTGCCCTTCTCGGTGTCGCCGGTGATTTCGGGTCTGATCTATGTGCTGCTGTTCGGCATGAACGGCCTGTTCGGCGTCTATCTGCGCGACATGGGCATCCAGATCATCTTCGCCGTGCCGGGGCTGGTGCTCGCCACCATCTTCGTCACCTTCCCCTTCGTGGCGCGCGAACTGATCCCTCTGATGCAGGAACAGGGCTCCGACGAGGAGGAAGCGGCGCTGGTGCTGGGGGCCTCCGGCTGGCAGACCTTCTGGCGGGTCACGTTGCCCAACATCAAGTGGGCCCTGCTCTATGGCGTGCTGTTGTGCAACGCCCGCGCGATGGGCGAGTTCGGCGCCGTTTCGGTCGTCTCCGGCCATATCCGGGGCGAGACCAACACGATGCCGCTGCATGTCGAGATTCTCTACAACGAATACAATTTCGTCGCCGCCTTCGCCGTCGCCTCGCTCCTGGCCATGCTGGCCCTGGTCACGCTGGTCGTGAAGACCGCGCTGGAGTGGCGATTCGGGGACGAGCTGGCGGCGGCCCGGCACTGA
- a CDS encoding GNAT family N-acetyltransferase: MSVIDWKQRGVARYEPGDRAALEAFQRAYFGAEAIQLCPDHFHWLFEEPPEREHEGPQLWLCKRNGAVVGQQGGIPFTLKVGERNRRASWAIDLMVAPEWRLRGVGPALSETHSGAGDLSVSLSMTEAAYKSYKRGGWLDLGNVPTYLRVIDPLRCLRVSPYGGGLAKLVARIGKPALATASMGYGLSAKLLGARLVEIDRFDYRVDDLWEAASPQHPVIARRDWAFLNWRFDSTPQAARFRRFYVMRGETVLAYVVLRVDHWKGEPVGVICDYLARPGWLVAAFSLMTELARRQGMVALMCRTLNAQAARPLSMMGFLCLKNGLRTPTRMMVRPALDQPELAGPTGDPKNWFVTVADSDMGFKGLGE, encoded by the coding sequence ATGAGCGTCATAGATTGGAAGCAACGTGGCGTCGCCCGGTATGAACCGGGTGATCGCGCCGCCCTGGAGGCATTCCAGCGCGCGTATTTCGGTGCCGAAGCGATCCAGCTGTGTCCCGACCATTTCCACTGGCTGTTCGAGGAACCGCCGGAACGGGAGCATGAGGGGCCGCAGCTCTGGCTGTGCAAGCGCAACGGTGCGGTGGTGGGCCAGCAGGGCGGCATTCCCTTCACGCTGAAGGTGGGTGAGCGCAACCGCCGGGCGTCCTGGGCAATCGACCTGATGGTCGCCCCGGAATGGCGCCTGAGGGGCGTCGGGCCGGCCCTGTCGGAAACCCATTCCGGTGCCGGCGATCTGTCCGTGTCGCTGTCGATGACGGAAGCCGCCTACAAGTCCTACAAGCGGGGCGGCTGGCTCGATCTCGGCAATGTGCCGACCTATCTGCGGGTGATCGATCCGCTGCGCTGCCTGCGCGTCAGCCCCTATGGCGGCGGATTGGCCAAGCTGGTCGCCCGGATCGGCAAGCCGGCGCTGGCCACTGCCTCGATGGGCTACGGGCTGTCTGCCAAGCTGCTCGGGGCAAGGCTGGTCGAGATCGACCGCTTCGACTACCGGGTCGACGATCTGTGGGAGGCCGCCTCGCCGCAGCATCCGGTGATCGCACGGCGCGACTGGGCCTTCCTGAATTGGCGTTTCGACAGCACGCCGCAGGCCGCCCGCTTCCGCCGCTTCTATGTCATGCGCGGCGAGACCGTGCTGGCCTATGTCGTGCTGCGGGTCGACCACTGGAAGGGCGAGCCGGTCGGGGTGATCTGCGACTATCTGGCCCGGCCGGGCTGGCTGGTGGCCGCCTTCTCGCTGATGACCGAGTTGGCGCGCCGGCAGGGGATGGTCGCGCTGATGTGCCGGACGTTGAACGCCCAGGCGGCGCGGCCGCTGTCGATGATGGGCTTCCTGTGCCTGAAGAACGGCCTGCGCACGCCGACCCGCATGATGGTGCGGCCGGCGCTCGACCAACCGGAGCTTGCCGGGCCGACGGGCGATCCCAAGAACTGGTTCGTCACCGTCGCCGACAGCGACATGGGCTTCAAAGGCTTGGGCGAGTAG
- a CDS encoding monovalent cation:proton antiporter-2 (CPA2) family protein translates to MLDLTLLLDVLFLLLAAILVVPLFQVLRIPAVLGYLVAGAMLGPHTPGPVVDLAVPQVLSEFGVVFLLFAIGLELPVSRLRAMRHYIFGLGLMQVGLTSAAIGLAAWWLGLTPEAALIVGGMLAFSSTATVLKLLVERGETVARFGRISVAVLIFQDLAVVPLLTLLPLLADANASIPLALALATAKAVAAIGVIMLLGRFVVRPAYRFIASAGNPELFTATNLFVVLAVGWLTAEAGMSMALGAFLAGMLLADTAYRHQVEADIEPFRGLLLGLFFMTVGMSLDLPAMLTEAGTIAAITTALLVGKSLLLFVLCRLSGLGLATSLRIGLLLSQGGEFAFVLVGKAVGLSVLDGHTGLLLSSSVALSMAVTPAIGALAQRLAQFIEARMGAEAFGIETSDLKSHVLICGYGRVGKAVAKLLTEHNIAYVALDLEPQRIAAARHDGLPVYYGDASQGSVLRAAGIERARAAVITLNRPDAAHRAVEAIHATAPSLPIIARAHDLGQSAALAGAGATAIVPETMEASLQLAGLVLRSAGVESAAVDHSLKAYRDGNYRALADQKNTD, encoded by the coding sequence ATGCTCGACCTCACTCTTCTCCTGGACGTCCTGTTCCTGCTGCTGGCGGCGATTCTCGTGGTGCCGCTGTTCCAGGTTCTGCGCATCCCGGCGGTGCTGGGGTATCTCGTGGCCGGAGCCATGCTTGGCCCGCACACGCCGGGGCCGGTGGTCGATCTGGCTGTGCCGCAGGTGCTGTCGGAGTTCGGTGTCGTCTTCCTGCTGTTCGCAATCGGTCTTGAACTGCCGGTCTCCCGCCTTCGGGCGATGCGGCATTACATCTTCGGCCTGGGGCTGATGCAGGTCGGGCTGACCAGCGCCGCCATCGGCCTTGCCGCCTGGTGGCTCGGCCTGACCCCGGAAGCGGCGCTGATCGTCGGCGGCATGCTGGCCTTCTCCTCCACCGCCACGGTGCTGAAACTGCTGGTCGAGCGTGGGGAGACCGTCGCCCGTTTCGGCCGCATCTCGGTCGCCGTCCTGATCTTCCAGGATCTGGCGGTGGTGCCGCTGCTGACACTGCTGCCGCTGCTGGCGGACGCCAATGCCAGCATTCCGCTCGCCCTGGCGCTTGCAACGGCCAAGGCGGTGGCGGCCATCGGCGTGATCATGCTTCTCGGCCGCTTCGTCGTCCGTCCTGCCTATCGCTTCATCGCGTCGGCCGGCAACCCGGAGCTGTTCACCGCCACCAACCTGTTCGTGGTGCTGGCTGTCGGCTGGCTGACCGCGGAGGCCGGCATGTCGATGGCGCTGGGCGCGTTCCTGGCCGGCATGCTGCTGGCCGATACCGCCTACCGCCATCAGGTGGAAGCGGACATCGAGCCGTTCCGCGGCCTGTTGCTCGGCCTGTTCTTCATGACCGTGGGCATGTCGCTGGATCTGCCCGCGATGCTGACGGAGGCGGGGACCATCGCCGCGATCACCACCGCATTGCTGGTCGGCAAGAGCCTGCTGCTGTTCGTGCTTTGCCGGCTGTCCGGGTTGGGATTGGCAACGTCGCTGCGGATCGGGCTGCTGCTGTCGCAGGGCGGCGAGTTCGCCTTCGTGCTGGTCGGCAAGGCGGTCGGGCTGTCGGTCCTGGACGGGCACACCGGCCTGCTGCTCTCCTCTTCGGTCGCGCTGAGCATGGCGGTCACGCCGGCCATCGGCGCCCTGGCCCAGCGGCTTGCCCAGTTCATCGAAGCCCGGATGGGGGCAGAGGCCTTTGGCATCGAGACCAGCGACCTGAAAAGCCATGTGCTGATCTGCGGCTACGGCCGTGTCGGCAAGGCGGTCGCCAAGCTGCTGACCGAGCACAACATCGCCTATGTGGCACTGGACCTGGAGCCGCAGCGCATCGCCGCGGCGCGCCATGACGGGCTGCCGGTCTATTACGGCGACGCCAGCCAGGGCAGCGTCCTGCGCGCCGCCGGGATCGAGCGCGCCCGCGCCGCCGTCATCACGCTGAACCGGCCGGATGCCGCGCACCGCGCAGTGGAGGCGATCCACGCCACGGCCCCGTCGCTGCCGATCATCGCCCGCGCCCATGACCTGGGGCAGAGCGCCGCCCTGGCCGGCGCCGGCGCCACCGCCATCGTACCGGAAACCATGGAGGCCAGCCTGCAACTCGCCGGTCTCGTGCTGCGCAGCGCGGGGGTCGAGAGCGCCGCGGTCGACCACAGCCTGAAAGCCTACCGCGACGGCAATTACCGGGCGCTCGCCGACCAGAAAAACACCGACTGA
- a CDS encoding sulfate/molybdate ABC transporter ATP-binding protein — MAIQVSGITKRFNDFTALESVDLEVQSGELLALLGPSGSGKTTLLRIMAGLESPDAGGLLLNGEEALGLKPRDRQVGFVFQHYALFRHMTVFENVAFGLKVRPRGQRLGSAQIRQRVSELLDLVQLSPFAGRYPAQLSGGQRQRVALARALAIEPKVLLLDEPFGALDAKVRKELRRWLRKLHDDIHITSVFVTHDQEEALELADRVVVMNQGRIEQIGTPAEVYDHPASAFVYEFLGQVNRFDCTVEGGVAHVGDGTLVIPTEGGVQGPAVAYVRPHDLGVTPASTGPGRISGIHVVGPDARIEIDLAGLALEAEMDRERLATLGIVAGDRCAVHIDRARVFAR, encoded by the coding sequence ATGGCGATCCAGGTTTCAGGCATCACCAAGCGCTTCAACGATTTCACCGCTCTCGAGTCTGTCGATCTGGAAGTGCAGTCGGGTGAGCTTCTGGCTCTGCTCGGCCCCTCCGGCTCGGGCAAGACCACGCTTCTGCGCATCATGGCCGGGCTGGAAAGTCCCGACGCCGGCGGCCTTCTTCTGAATGGGGAGGAGGCGTTGGGGCTGAAGCCGCGCGACCGGCAGGTCGGCTTCGTCTTCCAGCATTACGCCCTGTTCCGGCACATGACCGTGTTCGAGAATGTCGCTTTCGGCCTGAAGGTGCGGCCGCGCGGCCAGCGCCTGGGCAGCGCCCAGATCCGCCAGCGCGTGAGCGAGCTGCTGGACCTGGTGCAATTGTCGCCCTTCGCCGGCCGCTACCCGGCGCAGCTGTCGGGCGGCCAGCGCCAGCGCGTGGCGCTCGCCCGCGCGCTCGCCATCGAGCCGAAGGTGCTTTTGCTGGACGAGCCCTTCGGCGCGCTCGACGCCAAGGTCCGCAAGGAGTTGCGGCGCTGGCTGCGCAAGCTGCACGACGACATCCACATCACCTCGGTCTTCGTCACCCATGACCAGGAGGAGGCGCTGGAACTGGCCGACCGGGTGGTGGTGATGAACCAGGGCCGGATCGAGCAGATCGGCACTCCGGCGGAAGTCTACGACCACCCTGCCTCGGCCTTCGTCTATGAGTTCCTCGGTCAGGTGAACCGCTTCGACTGCACGGTGGAGGGCGGCGTCGCCCATGTCGGCGACGGCACCCTGGTGATCCCGACCGAAGGCGGCGTGCAGGGACCGGCGGTGGCCTATGTCCGCCCGCACGATCTCGGCGTCACCCCGGCCTCGACCGGTCCGGGGCGCATCTCCGGCATCCATGTCGTCGGGCCGGACGCGCGGATCGAGATCGACCTCGCCGGCTTGGCGCTGGAGGCCGAGATGGATCGCGAGCGGCTTGCCACGCTCGGCATCGTCGCCGGCGACCGCTGCGCCGTGCACATCGACCGGGCGCGCGTCTTCGCCCGATAA
- the cysT gene encoding sulfate ABC transporter permease subunit CysT: protein MVAAADSDGALAGKGGAVTVRAPIPLFRKPSVIPGFGLTLGFTLTYLSFIVLIPLAALILRSSSLGWGGFWSAVTTPRVIAAFEVSFGLSFAAALTNAVFGFLVAWVLVRYDFPGKRLVDALVDLPFALPTAVAGIALSALYAPNGWLGKPLNELFGLKVAFTPLGIAIALTFIGLPFVVRTVQPILQDLPAEEEEAAASLGASRFQTFRSVILPAVLPALVTGFALSFARGVGEYGSVIFIAGNMPGLTEIVPLLIVIKLEQYDYAGAAAVGTAMLGVSFLMLLILNLLQQWMRSRHAR from the coding sequence ATGGTCGCTGCTGCCGACAGCGACGGCGCTCTGGCGGGAAAGGGGGGCGCGGTGACGGTCCGCGCCCCCATTCCCCTCTTCCGGAAACCCAGCGTCATCCCGGGATTCGGGCTGACTCTTGGCTTCACGCTCACCTATCTCAGCTTCATCGTCCTGATCCCGCTGGCCGCGCTGATCCTGCGCTCCAGCAGTCTCGGCTGGGGCGGATTCTGGTCTGCGGTGACGACGCCGCGGGTGATCGCCGCGTTCGAGGTCAGTTTCGGCCTCTCCTTCGCAGCGGCGCTGACCAATGCGGTGTTCGGTTTCCTGGTGGCCTGGGTGCTGGTCCGCTACGACTTCCCCGGCAAGCGGTTGGTCGATGCGCTGGTCGATCTGCCCTTCGCCCTGCCGACCGCGGTTGCCGGCATCGCGCTCAGCGCGCTCTATGCCCCGAACGGCTGGCTGGGCAAGCCGCTGAACGAGCTTTTCGGACTGAAGGTCGCCTTCACGCCGCTGGGCATCGCCATCGCTTTGACCTTCATCGGCCTTCCCTTCGTCGTCCGCACCGTCCAGCCGATCCTGCAGGACCTTCCGGCGGAAGAAGAGGAGGCTGCGGCTTCCCTCGGTGCCTCGCGCTTCCAGACCTTCCGCAGCGTGATCCTGCCGGCGGTGCTGCCGGCGCTGGTGACCGGCTTCGCGCTGTCCTTTGCCCGCGGCGTCGGTGAATACGGGTCGGTCATCTTCATCGCCGGCAACATGCCCGGCCTGACCGAGATCGTTCCATTGCTGATCGTCATCAAGCTGGAGCAGTACGACTATGCCGGCGCCGCCGCGGTCGGCACCGCGATGCTGGGCGTCTCCTTCCTCATGCTCCTGATCCTCAACCTTCTGCAGCAGTGGATGAGGTCGCGCCATGCCCGCTGA
- the nadE gene encoding NAD(+) synthase, translating to MLNALSSPLAQFDSKALDLDCAAAAREIEDAIQRIVAHDLRRQGIVLGVSGGIDSSVCATLAVRALGPERVLCILMPEKENSPKSTRLGTLLCEHLGVTPVMENITGALEALGCYERRDNAIRRLFPEFGPGWKQKIGLAGNLLDADRVNYFTLTVESPEGERQTSRMPVDVYLDVVAATNLKQRIRKTVEYTHADRLNYAVLGTPNRLEYELGFFVRGGDGLADLKPIAHLYKSQVYQMAAYLGLPAEIQAQSPSTDTYTLPQSQEEFYYALPYDTLDLALCAYGRGVGEEEAAEALNLSLQQVHRVYKDITAKRRTSARILRDAHLVQPVSVGEEA from the coding sequence ATGCTGAACGCCCTGTCCTCGCCCCTCGCTCAGTTCGACTCCAAGGCCCTCGATCTGGATTGCGCGGCCGCGGCGCGCGAGATCGAAGACGCCATTCAACGCATCGTCGCCCATGATCTGCGCCGCCAAGGCATCGTGCTCGGCGTGTCCGGAGGAATCGACAGCTCGGTCTGCGCCACGCTGGCCGTCCGCGCCCTGGGGCCGGAGCGCGTGCTGTGCATCCTGATGCCGGAGAAGGAGAACTCGCCGAAGAGCACCCGCCTCGGCACCCTGCTCTGCGAGCATCTCGGCGTGACCCCGGTGATGGAGAACATCACCGGCGCGCTGGAGGCGTTGGGCTGCTACGAACGGCGCGACAACGCCATCCGTCGGCTGTTCCCGGAGTTCGGTCCAGGCTGGAAGCAGAAGATCGGGCTGGCCGGCAACCTGCTGGATGCCGACCGTGTCAACTACTTCACCCTGACCGTCGAATCGCCGGAGGGGGAGCGCCAGACCAGCCGCATGCCTGTGGACGTCTATCTCGACGTCGTCGCCGCCACCAATCTGAAGCAGCGCATCCGCAAGACGGTCGAATACACCCATGCCGACCGCCTGAACTACGCCGTGCTCGGCACGCCCAACCGGCTGGAGTATGAGCTGGGATTCTTCGTGCGCGGCGGCGACGGTCTGGCCGACCTGAAGCCGATCGCCCACCTCTACAAGTCGCAGGTCTACCAGATGGCGGCCTATCTCGGCCTGCCGGCGGAAATCCAGGCTCAGTCGCCCAGCACCGACACCTACACCCTGCCGCAATCGCAGGAGGAGTTCTACTACGCCCTGCCCTACGACACGCTGGATCTCGCGCTCTGCGCCTATGGCCGGGGGGTCGGCGAGGAGGAGGCCGCCGAGGCGCTGAACCTGAGCCTGCAGCAGGTCCACCGCGTCTACAAGGACATCACCGCCAAGCGACGCACCTCCGCCCGCATCCTGCGCGATGCCCATCTGGTGCAACCGGTGTCCGTCGGGGAAGAGGCATGA
- the nadE gene encoding NAD(+) synthase: MLNALSSPLAQFDSKALDLDCAAAAREIEDAIQRIVAHDLRRQGIVLGVSGGIDSSVCATLAVRALGPERVLCILMPEKENSPKSTRLGTLLCEHLGVTPVMENITGALEALGCYERRDNAIRRLFPEFGPGWKQKIGLAGNLLDADRVNYFTLTVESPEGERQTSRMPVDVYLDVVAATNLKQRIRKTVEYTHADRLNYAVLGTPNRLEYELGFFVRGGDGLADLKPIAHLYKSQVYQMAAYLGL, encoded by the coding sequence ATGCTGAACGCCCTGTCCTCGCCCCTCGCTCAGTTCGACTCCAAGGCCCTCGATCTGGATTGCGCGGCCGCGGCGCGCGAGATCGAAGACGCCATTCAACGCATCGTCGCCCATGATCTGCGCCGCCAAGGCATCGTGCTCGGCGTGTCCGGAGGAATCGACAGCTCGGTCTGCGCCACGCTGGCCGTCCGCGCCCTGGGGCCGGAGCGCGTGCTGTGCATCCTGATGCCGGAGAAGGAGAACTCGCCGAAGAGCACCCGCCTCGGCACCCTGCTCTGCGAGCATCTCGGCGTGACCCCGGTGATGGAGAACATCACCGGCGCGCTGGAGGCGTTGGGCTGCTACGAACGGCGCGACAACGCCATCCGTCGGCTGTTCCCGGAGTTCGGTCCAGGCTGGAAGCAGAAGATCGGGCTGGCCGGCAACCTGCTGGATGCCGACCGTGTCAACTACTTCACCCTGACCGTCGAATCGCCGGAGGGGGAGCGCCAGACCAGCCGCATGCCTGTGGACGTCTATCTCGACGTCGTCGCCGCCACCAATCTGAAGCAGCGCATCCGCAAGACGGTCGAATACACCCATGCCGACCGCCTGAACTACGCCGTGCTCGGCACGCCCAACCGGCTGGAGTATGAGCTGGGATTCTTCGTGCGCGGCGGCGACGGTCTGGCCGACCTGAAGCCGATCGCCCACCTCTACAAGTCGCAGGTCTACCAGATGGCGGCCTATCTCGGCCTGC